One Egicoccus halophilus genomic region harbors:
- a CDS encoding HPF/RaiA family ribosome-associated protein produces MTTIAERLRIVPEFQPEDYDRVTEILSGKLDRRLQRWEAEQVELEISVKGRDSDQQRVALECWISGLPKLVATSTERRLDTAVGEVRDDLFRQIDKHVTKQESSRRR; encoded by the coding sequence ATGACGACCATCGCGGAGCGACTGCGCATCGTCCCCGAGTTCCAGCCCGAGGACTACGACCGCGTCACCGAGATCCTCTCCGGCAAGCTCGACCGGCGCCTGCAGCGCTGGGAGGCGGAGCAGGTCGAGCTCGAGATCTCCGTCAAGGGCCGCGACAGCGATCAGCAGCGCGTCGCGCTCGAGTGCTGGATCAGCGGGCTGCCCAAGCTGGTGGCGACTTCCACCGAGCGTCGGCTCGACACCGCGGTCGGCGAGGTCCGCGACGACCTGTTCCGTCAGATCGACAAGCACGTGACCAAGCAGGAGTCCTCGCGCCGTCGCTGA
- a CDS encoding DUF1992 domain-containing protein — protein MTERKPTGVSWESWIERQIRQAQERGDFDGLPGAGRPIDDLHAPRDENWWIRKKLERERIATLPPALAIRHERDEAMQRVTEARSEAQARDILEALNARIRRVNSTVTFGPSTSIGVVDVETVLQAWRRGRGQPSDAAPEARISPPAPR, from the coding sequence GTGACCGAACGCAAGCCGACCGGCGTGAGCTGGGAGTCGTGGATCGAACGACAGATCCGTCAGGCGCAGGAACGCGGCGACTTCGACGGCCTGCCGGGGGCGGGGCGACCGATCGACGACCTGCACGCGCCGCGGGACGAGAACTGGTGGATCAGGAAGAAGCTCGAGCGGGAGCGGATCGCGACCCTGCCGCCCGCGCTGGCCATCCGGCACGAACGCGACGAGGCCATGCAGCGGGTCACCGAGGCACGCTCCGAGGCGCAGGCGCGCGACATCCTCGAGGCGCTCAACGCCCGCATCCGTCGCGTCAACTCGACCGTCACCTTCGGTCCGTCGACCTCGATCGGGGTCGTGGACGTCGAGACGGTGCTGCAAGCGTGGCGGCGCGGGCGCGGCCAGCCGTCGGACGCCGCACCCGAGGCCCGGATCAGCCCGCCAGCGCCTCGCTGA
- a CDS encoding SDR family oxidoreductase, with protein sequence MRVAIAGGNGTIARHLARILTQNGDEVRSIVRRTEQFEQIREHGAEPVLCDLEEADAEALAEAVGQVDAVVFAAGAGPGSGPERKETVDHGGAVKLIEAARLAGVSRYVIVSSIGADADHQGEEVFDVYLRAKGRADEALAASGLDHTIVRPVGLTDEPGTGRVTLEASPGAEIPREDVAATIAVCLAEPATIGQRFDLAGGDTPISEALAG encoded by the coding sequence ATGCGCGTCGCCATCGCCGGAGGCAACGGCACCATCGCCCGCCACCTCGCCCGGATCCTCACCCAGAACGGCGACGAGGTCCGTTCGATCGTGCGCCGGACCGAGCAGTTCGAGCAGATCCGGGAGCACGGCGCGGAGCCGGTCCTGTGCGACCTCGAGGAAGCCGACGCCGAAGCGCTGGCCGAGGCCGTCGGGCAGGTCGACGCCGTGGTGTTCGCCGCCGGGGCGGGACCCGGCAGCGGCCCCGAGCGCAAGGAGACCGTCGACCACGGTGGTGCGGTGAAGCTGATCGAGGCAGCCAGGCTCGCCGGCGTCTCGCGCTACGTCATCGTCAGCTCGATCGGTGCCGACGCCGACCACCAGGGCGAGGAGGTGTTCGACGTCTACCTGCGGGCGAAGGGGCGTGCCGACGAGGCACTGGCCGCCAGCGGCCTGGACCACACGATCGTCCGACCGGTCGGACTGACCGACGAGCCCGGGACGGGCCGCGTCACCCTCGAGGCGTCCCCCGGGGCCGAGATCCCGCGCGAGGACGTCGCCGCCACCATCGCGGTCTGCCTCGCCGAGCCGGCCACGATCGGACAGCGCTTCGACCTGGCCGGCGGCGACACGCCGATCAGCGAGGCGCTGGCGGGCTGA
- a CDS encoding biotin transporter BioY, producing MSSVASSSTDHHVLSDVIPGTWVRDGLLAVGFAGAIAASAQMQFALPGTTVPFTAQTFAVLAGALALGRGRAAVGSLLYLALGVVGLPWFSGAGPHTIGYIVGFVAAAALVGTLARRLGTDRPGRVVLAMAAGNLVIWACGATGLALVLGLSPVEAIAAGVVPFLLGDAVKLLAAAGVLPATWALVRGVQRRRSPLRARHTGA from the coding sequence GTGTCCAGTGTCGCGAGCAGCAGCACCGACCACCACGTCCTGAGCGACGTGATCCCCGGGACCTGGGTCCGCGACGGCCTGCTCGCGGTCGGCTTCGCGGGTGCCATCGCCGCGTCGGCGCAGATGCAGTTCGCCCTGCCGGGAACGACCGTGCCCTTCACGGCACAGACCTTCGCGGTCCTGGCCGGTGCGCTGGCGCTGGGCCGCGGACGGGCCGCCGTCGGCTCGCTGCTCTACCTCGCCCTCGGCGTCGTCGGCCTGCCGTGGTTCTCGGGCGCCGGTCCGCACACGATCGGCTACATCGTCGGCTTCGTGGCCGCGGCCGCCCTCGTGGGCACCCTGGCACGCCGCCTGGGGACCGACCGCCCGGGTCGGGTGGTGCTCGCCATGGCGGCCGGCAACCTGGTGATCTGGGCGTGTGGCGCGACCGGCCTGGCCCTGGTGCTCGGCCTGTCCCCCGTCGAGGCGATCGCCGCCGGTGTGGTGCCGTTCCTGCTCGGGGACGCGGTCAAGCTGCTGGCGGCCGCCGGCGTCCTGCCGGCGACCTGGGCCCTGGTCCGGGGTGTGCAGCGGCGCCGGTCACCGCTGCGGGCACGGCACACCGGCGCCTGA
- a CDS encoding PspC domain-containing protein — MGRSDRLDRPGRRDGRLIAGVCSGIAQHYGFSPFLVRLLFVIFAITGASELAYLVLWIVMPKRR, encoded by the coding sequence ATGGGCCGTAGTGACCGACTCGACCGACCGGGACGCCGGGACGGACGACTGATCGCCGGTGTGTGCAGCGGTATCGCGCAGCACTACGGGTTCAGCCCGTTCCTGGTTCGGCTGCTGTTCGTGATCTTCGCGATCACGGGTGCGAGCGAACTGGCCTACCTGGTCCTGTGGATCGTGATGCCCAAGCGTCGCTGA
- a CDS encoding thiamine diphosphokinase, with protein sequence MLMDPAADPADVVVLLGGDPLPGHGLPELPSRAFVIAADSGLHLARDHGLPVHLLVGDLDSVDAAQLAAIRADGVPVQQHPVDKDRTDLAIALDVAVGLAPARVTLLGGHGGRLDHLLGNALVLASSAYAAIELTARVAGATITVVREHRTLHGTAGDLVSLLPVAGDARGITTEGLRFALRDEDLAAGSTRGISNSFLSDRATVRVRAGVLLAVQPGPTDPEPA encoded by the coding sequence ATGCTGATGGACCCAGCGGCCGACCCGGCCGACGTCGTGGTGCTCCTCGGTGGGGACCCGCTGCCCGGACACGGGCTGCCCGAGCTGCCGTCGCGGGCCTTCGTGATCGCCGCGGACTCGGGACTGCACCTGGCCCGCGACCACGGCCTGCCCGTCCACCTGCTCGTCGGTGACCTCGACTCGGTGGACGCCGCGCAACTGGCCGCGATCCGCGCCGACGGTGTGCCGGTCCAGCAGCATCCGGTGGACAAGGACCGCACGGACCTGGCGATCGCGTTGGATGTGGCGGTGGGGCTCGCCCCCGCCCGGGTGACCCTGCTGGGCGGCCACGGCGGTCGCCTCGACCACCTGCTCGGCAACGCCCTGGTCCTGGCGTCGTCGGCCTACGCCGCGATCGAGCTCACGGCACGGGTCGCCGGCGCCACCATCACGGTGGTGCGCGAGCATCGGACGCTGCACGGCACGGCTGGCGACCTCGTCAGCCTGCTCCCGGTCGCCGGCGACGCCCGTGGCATCACGACCGAGGGCCTGCGGTTCGCCCTGCGCGACGAGGACCTCGCCGCCGGGTCGACGCGTGGCATCAGCAATTCCTTCCTGTCGGATCGCGCCACCGTGCGCGTGCGTGCCGGCGTCCTGCTGGCCGTACAGCCCGGACCGACC